The DNA window TATGCTTTTCCTTaatctttattttttatttaatcTTCTCAGCCAGTGCAATGATGACTATCAAGACAAAGTATTCTGTTGATAGATTCTGGGCAGGAGATCCATGTTTGCCCGTAGCTTATGCATGGGATGGCCTCAACTGCACTTACAACACTACTAGTGGTGGTCTATCGAGaatcatcgccttgtaagttctgaacgaacaaGATCTCTCAAATTCTCAATGCATGTAAATGCTGCAAGTAAAATAGATTATATAAGTGTAGCATTAAGTTTATGTAATGTGGTGTTATGCTGTGGATTTCCTGCAGATATCTGTCATCCAGTAAATTGAATGGTGAAATTGATCCTTCATTTGGGAAGCTGACTCTCCTCCAGCACTTGTACGTTGTGCGCAGTATAGTTTCAGAATTTGTCACGTGATAACATTAGTGCATATTTACTGAATAGTTAGTGCTTATTCTTCTTTTTGATCTGGCGATTCTGTCTTTTTTATGGAGAAGGAGAAAGCAGCTGCTTCCTTCTTTTAATTTCAAACATATGATGTTTCGGGAGTGAGTTATAGCCAATTCTCCGGATGCTCGCCTGGCTATTGAGGGCTTGAGGTGTTGTTGAGCTATGTGAAGTTGCGCTTTATGTGTTACCGAGCACTACTTATGAGAGTATAGCTACTCCTTCCGTATTTTTATATGAaattattagaacaaaataaGTTGAAGGCAAAAGTTATAGTTGATATCTTTTCTTAAACATCATATATTCAAGAGGAGGGAGTACAATTCAAAACTTGGGAGGCTGGAAGCTTGCTGAAAAGTTTGCCCTTTTCAGTCAAAATCGGAGTGCAAGTCTTAACTTTTGTGCTGCTTGTACTGCAGCAAAGCTTTATGTTAACAATTTCCTTGACTGCAAAAGTTTAAGCTATTGATAACATTTAGTGCTTCAATTTTCTTGCTATTTACAGGGACCTATCACACAACAATCTATCAGGATCCATACCTAATTTTTTCGGTCAACTTCCATCACTTGTATTCCTGTAAGCCCCATAGAGAATCTTTATGGCTCAAACTATTATCTGTATGGCTCAAACTCAGAGAATCTTTATGTTTATTCTTCTGATCTCCATAGAGATTTGTCAAGCAACAACCTAAGTGGACGAATTCCGACAAGTCTGCTACAAAAATCCCAGAATGGATGGCTAACACTAAGGTTCGCTTCCTTTTTTTATTCTTGAACAAGGAGAGAGCTACGTATTATATTTGAGAAGAGAATAAGGGTATAAGAACCCATATAAACTGAAGGACTAAAACGGTGACCAAAGGTGGTGAATGAGAGCCAATTGAAATTCTTTGCAAGAACTTGACCTATGTCCCAAAAACAATCCACGAACACCTCGAGTAACGCTAGCCAAGATCACATAGTCACAGTGGCATGACAGACCTAAGAAACTAGGCAAGAAAGATGTGAAAGCAATCGGAGCTCAAAACGAGCGAGAAAGAGGCTTTTAGGGAAAAGTCAGAAACCTAGTCAAATGACCTCCAAACAGCATGAAATTTAGGAGGGGTTTATAACACTGTGAGAAAGATGGAAACCGGCCTGGCCTAGTTTCAAAACCAGCATGAGCTAATCTCCAAATTTTAGCCTTCGGAGGAGaaatcaaacaaactccaaaaGTCTTGAAAATTTCTTGAGGAGATTATAGCATAACAGGGAACATCTCCACCAAAAATCAGCTCAATCGGAGAAACTTCAAAAACCGGCCTATGCTAGTTTTGAAACGGTTAAGTTGGTTTTTGCAGTTTTCAGTAGAATCCCCTCcaagaaaaattcaaaatcaattacGCTAGTTTTGAAATTGGCTTGAGCTGCAGTTTTTAGCAGAATCCCCTCCAAGAAAAATTTGAAATCAATAAACGaactccaaaaattttgaaacttAGCACACACCTTGACTAAGCAATTTAGAAGCTATCACCAAGAGATCAAGTCAAAAAGATCAAATCTTGAATAGGaaattcaaaatccctctctcaaATTGGGGTTTTCCCAAGAGTCCTCCAAAAGGTGATTTCTATATATGTGTGTGTACACTCCTCCTATATATGTATGTCACAAATCACAATCTTTGACAACTCAATTTGGTGTTTGCTAGGATTGACAACAATCCGAACTGCTTCGTGTGACCTAGTTCCGAACAAAAAGAAGAGTATAGTTAAGATTGTCACTGCTACAGTTACCATTGGAATAGCCCTTCTGGCTCTATTTGTTGCATTTACCATTTGGTACAAAAGAAAGGGTACAAAAGGTAACTGATTAAGCTGGCTGAAAATTCATGAGTGCTTTTTCTTAAAAATATTGATAAGCCAAATGATACTCTGGTTAAATACTCAGTGCAAGGCCCACAACTTGTGAGTGGAGATCAAGGCCCACAAACTATGTGGGCTGAGCAGGGCCTACAGTCTATGGGGGCCGATGATCAGGGCCCACGACCTACAGGGATCAACCAGGACCCACAACCGTTGTTACGGGAGAACCATGCAACTGATGCCGACATGCCTACTGGCCTACATTTTTGGAACTTCAGGTATAAAGAACTGGGGAACATAACGGGGAGCTTTCAAAACAAAATCGCTGAGGGAGGTTTTGGCCCGGTCTACGCTGGGATACTGGACAACGGAACTCCTGTTGCTGTGAAGATGAGGTCACAGGACTCGTCACAGGGGGATAAAGAATTTTGGGCAGAGGTACGTACGCTAGCTGAGAAGTACATGTATTATGAAAATTGAAACATATTGTGCATGGTGGAACCCTAATAATTTGTTATTGGTCTCATTGTTCTTCTGATGTTGATTGTATTAGCCCCTTAGGGTTTTTTATAGGTATATATAGGGGAGAAATTTGGAGTACAAGCCAAGTTATACTAGGCCTAATCCTATATTCTATCTCTAGGATTCAATCTATACCTCTAGAGTTTGTTTCCATCTCCAATTATCTCTAACGAcacacatatacacacactaGCTCTGTTGATCCTTAAATTTATGCAATATGGGAATACATAAATTCTAGAACGATATGTTAAGGCTTAAGGGAGTATAGGAAAGTTCATACTTATATCTCTCATTAAAGCACAAATGTATAATCTTTGATCGGCATAGAGGTGGGGAAGAATAACGTGGTAAGGAACATAAATTTACCCTCAATAAATCTCTTAGggactatttggaacaaagaataCAAAACAGAGGAATGGAAAAAAAACGTAGGAATAAGGTAGAGTAAatagtgaaaagatatagaattTCAAAACatagtgaaaagatatagaattTCAAAACATAGGAATGTATACTTTGAGCTATTTGGAATAGAGGGAAAAAGCATAGAAACATGAACAAGCATAGCAAGAGAGAGCAAAGATTCTTTCACTTGGGTTAGAGTGGAGGTTTTATTTTGTACGTTTTGCATTACTATGGTTTCCTTTCCAAATAATTTTCCTTCATTCTAAACAATATGATGTGATTCTTTTCCTTTAGAATTTATTCCCTCAAAATTCTTTTTTGAGGATCCTTTGATCCAAACAGGGTCTTATATTTGGTGGCAAATTTTGAACGATTTGGTCCCTTCAATTGAGTGGCACTATTGTCATTTTTCAAAATTGATTGATTCTGTTGGAGTTACAGGTTAAACATTTAGCCATGCTTTGTCACGAGAATTTGGTGCCCTTATTGGGTTATTGCAAGGATGGGGAGCATTTGGGCCTTGTTTATGAGTACATGGCTGGGGGAAACGTGGAACAACGGCTGAGAGGTTGGTGATTTTGACCAGTAACCGCATACACACACGTACGTATACCCATCAGACCCAATATTGCATGATGAGTGCAAAATAATTCTTTGTGGGTAATGTAGGAGGAACCACAGGGCAGGAAGCCCCTCTCACTTGGTCGCAACGCCTCAAGATCGCACTGGATTCTGCCCGTGGTACATACTTACGTAATGCGAACACAATTTCTTAATTCCGAATTTCCCTGACGGTTATATAATTTCCCGGTGTGTTTTCATAAACCGTCAAGATAATTAGTATTACCCTGACGGTTTATGCAATAACCGTAAAACAAATTCAAAACCGTCAGGGAATTTCACGTTTCCAGTAGTGCTAGATGAATATTCTGTGCGTTGGGTGGGATGTTTTTAGAAATATAAAGTTGTCACATCATTGCATGTATGAGATAAGCCTGTCAAAGCTGAGCAAGCTAGTGAAAGAATCTAATAAAAAGCAAATAATGTAAGATGGAATTATAGGAGGATGTGATGGCCGAAGAAATTAAATAGTATGATGTGGATACACCTTGTATAGATTGAAAATTGTAATTTGTACACTTGTTGGAAGATACTGTGACACTTAGTGGGAGATGGTGTGGTACTCAGTAGGGATGACATGTGGATAGCTTAGCTTGCATGTGGAGGCCGGATTGAAAAATAATGAGGTTTTCTTTTGTGAGATAGATACTCTAGTAGATAACTCAACGTGCCAGCTGCCAGCTAATTTAGTTTCTCCACTCATAAAACCACTGTAGCTATATAATGGATCCATTATATTAGTGCAGGACTGCACTACTTGCACTCTGCCTTAAGAACGCCACTGATCCATAGAGATGTGAAGGCCGGGAACATCCTACTAACCGAAAAACTTGAAGCCAAGATCTCTGACTTGGGGCTCGCAAGGGCAATCAGCAGTGAAGGAAAAACACACACCATCACCGGCACGCTGAGTGGTACTCCTGGATACGTGGATCCTGAGTATGCCCAAAATAAACTCTTTCTATAGCAGCTGCCTAGTACCTGCTATTATTACatacttcttctttttttgagCACACGGCAGGTACCTGAAGGCCGGTGAGCTGAGAGGCAAAAccgacgtgtacagcttcggcaTCGTTCTCCTAGTGCTCATCACTGCCCGGCCAACTTCTGTGGTCGTCGGCAACAAGCATGTCAACATTGCTGACTGGGTGCGCGAGGTGCTTTCTCAAGACCGATCAGGAAGGCATCATGGAGATATCTCGAGCGTCATCGACCACAGCATACGAGGCCACTGTGACCTCGACTCTGCGCGGAAGCTGGTGGAACTCGCGCTGCGATGCGCGCAGCGCGAGGATGTTCATGCCCGCCCCACGATGGCGGAGGTTGTGGTGGAGCTGGAGGCGCTGCAGCAGCCGGACGACGGGGCCTCGGCGGCAGGGACCAGTGGTTGTTCAGcgatggcggaggaggaggacgacgaggctgctgctgctgctggtgtacATGAGGTCGTCCAACTCGCAGAAGCACAGTGATGAAGTGTGAACAAGAATCTGGATATCTTTTTTTTTCAATCCACGGAAAAAGCATATGACAACTCTCAAGTGTGAACAGGAATCTGACAGGATAAGATGTGGCACAACAAGTCAACACTATTTCTGGTTAGCAGTCTTTCGGTCAACACAACAGCTAGGGAGTCCTCTGTTTCTAGAGAACCAGATAAGATGTTGCACATGTCAAGAATTAATCATGACTACTGTAGTGTGTCGATCAACGGAAAAAAAAAAAAGTGCTGGATCACGAGATTGTCGACATAGATCTTATTCTTTTATTATTGCATATTTATTCGATATAAAAATATGCAGAGCACAAAACAAATTCCAATAGCGCAAGGTCTCAAACCCAGCTCTTGATGCTGCCGCTGTAGTTGCTGCGCTTATCAAAGTACCTGTCCCAGAGCATGACGCCGCCGTAGTTGGCCGCCTTCTCCGCGACGGGGAGCACCGCCTTCCGGAGCGCCCCAGGGTCCGTGAACCCGCTCCTGGCCGCCAGTGGCGACGCCGGCAGGCCGACGTAGAACGTGGTGATTGGTGAACGGGTATGCCGCCGTCCACTTTGCCCATCAACCACCTCCACCAAACACCTCCATCGACCACCTCCACCAAACGCCTCCATCATCCACCTCCACCAACAAgcatatatcatccacataccctatggttagggcttgctgagtacgtatgtactcacccgttgttgactTTCTAGATATTGACCTCGAGGAAGACTTCAACATCGACGAAGATGCGAACCACGAGGATTAGGAACCACGCGAGGAGTTGCGAACTGTTGAAAGGAGTCTTAGGATCTAGGGTTTCGACTGCGCTCAAGCATGCCTGTGGAGTAGAGTGTCGCCATACAAATAAATACCGCTCAGTAGTTACCACCCCGCTGCAATAAAATATCGCCTCATGGCAAATCAAACCCGTTAGACTTGTAAAGGCCTATGGCTATGCCTTTCAAGACAATTATGTAACACCCTAtttctagatatcaataaagctcggTGTTTTGTATAAATTTGTGTGCCATTTCTGTGATCGGGTGCGTACTTGTGGGTGATCCTGGCGCAAGTACAGATGCACTTTTGGACTCTCGAAATGAGGGGTCTGACACGGCCTCTTCTCTGTTCTACTTTTTCGTGATCCCCACGAAGCTCTGCTTCTCCTCCTTAACGTGATTCCCCTTCCTTCCTACGGCTTCTGCCAATCAGGTCCCACGTACTTGGAGTTGGGCTTCGATGCTCTCTTGGGCATGACGGTTTCTTTGGGCCCGTTACTTGCTTCTCCACCGGGCTTAGCCTGCACACCGCGACTTCCCGCCTCAGCTGAACCGTTGGCGCCTTTTAGAGTTGAGGGAGGAAAATCTGACTTTTGTGATAGTTAGGGAGGCAAAGTGGACTTTTTCCTTTCCAGATTGGCCTCGGCTGCGCTTGGACTCCCCTCGGATGCATGCACAAGAAATAAAAGGAAAATCATAATTTGGGGCTGGGCTCCCCTTTGTGCGAACGCAGATGGGCCGCTCCCCTGGTGTTGTGGGTACGTGTGTGTGTGCTGGATTTGTCCGAGATGCTGAATAATGCTGCTGAGTTTGTTTTGTAGGTACTGTAGGAATATTATCTGTGTGAACTGTGGAGTCCAGTGGTTAGCTTTTTTTCCTAACTTTTTTTCGTAAGGTACGGTTAGAACCATATCTCTCTTTTCTTTGAACTTAGTCAAAACCATATATTTGTGAACAGTAAAGCAAATCGATCTTTTCTTTTTGAACTTCGAAGTAATGACAAGCTACTTCTGAATTGTGCCCCATCGTCCTTTTCTTGGTTTAGCTTATTTTGCTCAGTCAACTGGCGCTCGGACCCAGTCCAGCCAGCTTGATTCTCACATCACATGCTTTGCTCTGTTTCGTTCATTGGCGATCGAAAGCTGTCATTAGTACCACAAAGAACTAGTTTGGGCCTCGATTTGCCTCGATTTTGCCATTTCAGTGCTGTTGAGACGCAGTCCATAACTTTATCTAAGCTGTATGTGCTCGCGTGTTTTGCATCGATGGACCCTGGCATCATGCATGTATATCATCTGCCTTAGATCCATGCATGCCATGACAAGGTGGCGACAAGTACTATGACAAGTGTggaggtacgaccccggatacccacggcagaccacatgggctgcacctcaggggcggtccagcccacaagatgaagccttgcggggcacgattctgctcggcgcctcccgcaaggaaTAAGGAAGATATCCTCAAGATGtcacgagatctgttaggatacgtacgatcccatgattcttgtaatctgttattacttttcggttatctctcagatccaaccaacttgtaaccctgccccccggactatataaggcgggcagggacccccttcaaaatcacggcatatcatacgatacctaatacaaaccaacagtccacaggagtaaggtattacgtcatactgacggcatgaacatgtataactcgtgtgtctctgttgccttcttattcttgattacacgctcctctgccgatcaatctaccttcgtgggatacccctcggaggactgccgacgatattctgtcgatagttggcgcgccaggtaggggtgtgcgtgttgtttccttgtcgaacaagatggcttttttcgcaggctcttcgtccctcccgcagcccggccagatcttcacggtcggatccatcacgtgggtcatcgaCGCTGACGGaatcggagagctcctcgagccggtacAGATccgttctgcgccgaccacccccgCACCTACGACTACAGATCCAATCTCGAAACCACTTCCGGGGTCGTCTTCATCAGCTACTCGCCACTcccttcctcgctaccagaggaggcatgtccCAGAGCATGACGCCGCCGTAGTTGGCCGCCTTCTCCGCGACGGGGAGCACCGCCTTCCGGAGCGCCCCAGGGTCCGTGAACCCGCTCCTGGCCGCCAGTGGCGACACCGGCAGGCCGACGTAGAACGTGGTGATTGGTGAACGGGTATGCCGCCGTCCACTTTGCCCACTCCACGGCGCTGAACCCAGCGGCGCAGTCCGCGTCGTCGTCGTAGAACCTGACGTGGATGCGCTCGAAGATGCCCGTGTTGAGCGCCTCCTTGACGTGGGCGTCGGGGAACCCGCACCGCGGCGTCGCCGTCAGGTGCAGCAGCTTGCCGTCGCCGGCGCGGATGTTGTGCTTGGCGAGCTCCAGCGCCAGCGTGCTGTAGTGCTCCGCGGGGGTGCCGTGCTCCAGGAACATGTCGACGCCGTCCAGCCAGGCGTCGCCGAAGGGCCGGCGGGGCGGGTGTCGTTGAGGCTGCCGCCGAAGTAGGTGTTCCAGAGGTGGTCAAAGAGCGCCGGCGCCGACGCGTTGGTGGGGATGGAGTAGGTGCCGCCGAAGCCGCCGATGGAGATGGAGACCGGCACGCCCAGGAACTGGCACCGCTTGATGGTGGAGCCCATGCCAGCGGTCGAGTGGCCGGAGAGGTCCCGGTGGTAGCTGCCGCCGTAGACGTCGAGGAAGGACATGATGACCATGCTGTAACAGGCCGGAGTCGCAGGCTTCTAGCAGGGAGCCATCGTCCTTGTGCCGGCCCCAAAACACCGTCACCTGCCCTGTCTTTCCCTGCGCGGTGGCCGGGCTGGCGAGGAGGCTGATGATCGCGACGGGGAGAAGCGCCGCGGCTACGACTACTGCTGACGCCATTGCATGCATGCAGCTGAGTTTTCTTCTCGCTCCGTCCGTCCTGAAAAGGAAAGTGTGTGGTGGTGTGGAAAACCGGTTGGAGTAAGGTGTATATATGGAGAGGCCGAATTGGAAAGAGAGTTGCTGATGCAGAGAACAAATTGCGGCGGCAGCCATTGTTGACTGGTGTAAGAAAAAACTGTTTCAGTGGAGCCGTGAACATGAGAAGACGCAAGCAAGTCGGCAACTCACTCGAGCTGCTGCGTGCAGAAAGTACAATGTAGCATGGAGGAAAGCTAGCTAGTACAAGATCACAATCAAAGGGTTGAATAGTACCAGAACCAGATGTGTAATGGTGAAAGAGACACGAGAGCAACCGTCCATGTCCATGCCCACCCAACGTTGACCGGCAATTGAGCCTCTCTACAGTTCGGTCGTCGTTCCGCGTTGACCACGCAACTGACAAGGTGACTGGAATATGGGCCCGCTCATTTATCCATAGTTCCACACCTCTTGGACATGGACATCCAAACATCCTTTGGTAAAGAAAATAATTCTTTAAGCCAATAGGGACATAAAATAAAAAAGATTTCTACTTTTAACGTCAACTAGTAAATATGTCCGTGCGATAAGCATGTGCTTATGAAAACTATTTCAAATGCAATGGGAATATTAATTGAATTCTCGATATGTCAATTCATAATGTTACAACTGTTGTTCAAAACCGTGAGATGAAAAACTGTTGTCTCACCAGGGCAGCGTTGTCACGTTGTCTCACGTTACAGGAGGACCTAAAAAGCACACGAATTGGGAAAGGAAACGGTACACACGAAAGCACAACAAATTAATGGAGTACTTttttatttattcagtatatataTTGGTGATTGGCATATCAATGCAAGCTAGGTAGCTGCATGGATACATTTGTTTCAGGCCGTTTCAATATGGGCAGCAGCACTGCCACGGGTGAACATGTTTATCGCAGTAACCGCCGTTCTTAGCAGGGAAGTTGTACTCTTGGCAAACTTTGCCGCAATGAAATGGCGTGCAGTATTGAGGATCGTATGGTAAGCAGAACGGTGGCCGCAAGCTGAGGTGAACGGGGGCCTTCATGactgcaaaaaaaaaagtagtaGCTCGATCCGTTATATAATAATAATTGATTAATAATCGTAATGTGCAATAGTTAACCTATCATAATCTAtacataatataataataatctgGTATAAAAAAAGCAGGAGTGAATTCTTTTGTACGTCGTCTATTTCACGTAATGATAGATGGGCTGCCCCCTGCGTCTTCCATGGCTAGCTACGATTCTGCCAAATCTGTTTGATTTCATGATCATCTTTTTTTTTAAGAAGGATTTTATGACCATCTAATGTGGCTTAGATTAGCTCAAGTAGCCGATAACATATATGACGACGGTTATGTTTGTCGCTCGCTGGGAGCTGTCCAGTCAGCCAGTCAGGATCGATTAGCCAACATGAGTTGTTGGCCGCAGTCACAGGGAGCGcgtccgaattttttattttttagcttttttttgaaaaaatttcacaaatatgcttccGAAGAAAAAATTTCagaatctagacccttagctcggcgtcatcgctgctggcgccgagctaacacgtatagacgccagcgtctctggcgccgagctcttgggctcgaagcactaccggaaaccggcactttgccgagtgccggaggctttgccgagtgtattttatcgggcactcggcaaagacggtctttgccgagtgtcaaataaaatacactcggcaaaaaaaaaaacactcgacaaaatgcgtctttgccgagtgccttttttctggcactcggcaaagatatattttgccgagtgctatttttcggcacacggcaaaatacgtctttgccgggtgctttttttctggcacacggcaaagatgtattttgccgagtgcctttgttttggcactcgttaaagaggcattttgccgtgtgcattctttttggccctcggcaaatcagtttttcaaagcaatttttgaggccctaaatgaattcaaatgaaaaacttttcaactacaaagttgtataacttctcaagatctaccaagtttattttggtcatttcttcatttgacaaagcgacaataacgttgttcataaaatctccatctctcatatctctcatattagtttcatgaaagtagaagagagatatataagatttgtgaacaatattactgccactatgtcggatgaacaaatgaccaaaataaactttgtagatcttgagaagttatgaaattttgtagtgtgcaacattttgatttgaaatcatcttgtcatgcaaaaacgacgtttgaatttgaaaattttaaaatttgaatttttcaaaagacctcggatggaaaaacttcctaaatgaaaattgtagatcttcaaaagttatgaaactatgtagttgacaactttttgatttgaaatcatcttatcatgcaaaactacgtttgaatctctcaaatttgaaatttgaattttccaAACGACCttagatggaaaaacttcctaaatgaaaattgtagatctcgaaaagttatgaaactttgtagttgaccactttttgatttgaaatcatcttatcatgcaaaactacgtttaaatctctcaaatttgaaatttgaatttttcaaatgacctcgaatggaaaaacttcctaaatgaaaattgtagatctcgaaaagttatgaaactttgtagttgaccactttttgatttgaattcgtttagggcctcaaacaagcaatttactctcggtttagtataatttatgaggatagataacggaatctagacacaagtgacagtttagtgtagtggtagagcagcagacacacGAGGGATAGGTCGTGAGTTCCGAATCCCGCCGGCCGCGTTAGCCGCGAATTTTAGCGTAGAAAATGCACCGACTTCGATGAAGACGGGCGGGCGCTGCCTGGAGGCGGCCTCccccgattttttttttttgaaaaattttgctattatttttaggttttttttgcattttcattttgccaagtgcttttttggcactcggcaaaggctttgcgagtgcccgacaaaaagcactcggcaaatagctgtttgccgacaAAAAGATGACGTGTGTTGTATGCcaaagtgttacactcggcaaagcagttgccgagtgtttttgggccattgccgagtgcccctggcactcggcgaaaCGCCTGTACCCCGTAGTGAAGCCAACGTGGCGTGACATGACAGGAAGCTCAGTGCCAGTCaccctggcgccaagctcggcgccgtagatcttggcccACCACGGTGCTCAAACCCGACCCACGGTGCTCTCGAGAAGACTTGACCCAACCTGTCAGTGCTTACCTCTGGTGCCGAGCAACCGGTGATGATGATAGGAGGACTACGT is part of the Miscanthus floridulus cultivar M001 chromosome 9, ASM1932011v1, whole genome shotgun sequence genome and encodes:
- the LOC136480736 gene encoding receptor-like protein kinase At3g21340: MGADDQGPRPTGINQDPQPLLRENHATDADMPTGLHFWNFRYKELGNITGSFQNKIAEGGFGPVYAGILDNGTPVAVKMRSQDSSQGDKEFWAEVKHLAMLCHENLVPLLGYCKDGEHLGLVYEYMAGGNVEQRLRGTTGQEAPLTWSQRLKIALDSARGLHYLHSALRTPLIHRDVKAGNILLTEKLEAKISDLGLARAISSEGKTHTITGTLSGTPGYVDPEYLKAGELRGKTDVYSFGIVLLVLITARPTSVVVGNKHVNIADWVREVLSQDRSGRHHGDISSVIDHSIRGHCDLDSARKLVELALRCAQREDVHARPTMAEVVVELEALQQPDDGASAAGTSGCSAMAEEEDDEAAAAAGVHEVVQLAEAQ